In Brienomyrus brachyistius isolate T26 chromosome 3, BBRACH_0.4, whole genome shotgun sequence, the following proteins share a genomic window:
- the LOC125739472 gene encoding uncharacterized protein C3orf20-like isoform X9 has protein sequence MRGRKERDLKAALAAAEPSVDARQTDGLQVKKKNRKTAEKLSEEIVLESPSLQNKQTNAKAHSCECLTLESSEVPTTISFSISSGLCRDQGWLIYPEPPPPDDPDWQAQCQWVVERLQPVVKAIKEQTAKLKEQGLTKSLVLRHYGDDRKRAVIGCRRAGVPFCGPPPLPQMVQEEPSLPKLHYRTDDGTSFIYYPSGRVAVCQTPSGLLCGGFYTNVFGDSPEQDILATFTALGCGSVTHPLSGTVTATWNQRGGFMCDPNGAVKKEWIWGLRTSSNGPIRMQVTELISLRVRSPASATLWFRGPQESVQLSITPPSGVKSLEAVRPTEAVTTEVTNSQMNRVAQPGRQMEQELRRLRRRAGSIVDCWLEHYRVTVGLKVSESPCWTPLKQQLPSAALDSISTAGTEVPYSEQPLGGSAEGHMTIHHQSAPANSIRWDLPICTPVSRRLKTPRDEKRGEAQYVREAGPLRVYSNVMLDLLLTSRSSEISQPHPVPPGLSVPCPSLLRATLLGHEGCRLCPCSAHCMPLLTDLEYDTFISSQALRRQQILIVCVAAAQNPRSASAEAALEEMYRRRNKNRSMPCAQCYSVFLQCYLDPFRMVKYATYATDSPSVSQPSLLQQRHNVAPGMIMMYIGGKLLFADYIADDGRCSSEDLQKQMARTLATYRRGHCLPPDYRFSPQVGRPRGRGCQSYYAGPGSGPGRGSDSAME, from the exons ATGCGAG GTAGGAAAGAGCGCGACCTGAAAGCCGCGTTGGCTGCAGCGGAGCCTTCCGTTGATGCGCGTCAGACGGACGGCTTACAGgtcaagaaaaaaaacagaaagacggCGGAAAAACTCAGTGAAGAAATCGTCCTGGAATCTCCGAGCTTGCAAAACAAGCAAACGAATGCCAAGGCACACAGCTGTGAGTGTTTAACGT TAGAATCATCTGAAGTACCAACCACTATAAGCTTCTCAATATCTTCTGGACTCTGCAGGGATCAAG GCTGGCTTATTTACCCAGAGCCGCCACCTCCCGATGACCCTGATTGGCAGGCACAGTGCCAGTGGGTTGTGGAGAGGCTTCAGCCGGTGGTAAAAGCCAT AAAGGAGCAAACTGCAAAGCTTAAGGAGCAAGGACTCACCAAGTCACTGGTGTTGCGTCACTATGGGGATGACAGGAAAAGAGCTGTGATTGGTTGCAGGAGGGCAGGTGTTCCTTTCTGCGGGCCTCCTCCACTCCCCCAGATGGTCCAAGAAGAACCATCACTGCCAAAGCTGCACTACAGAACCGACGACGGGACCTCCTTCATCTA CTACCCTTCAGGGCGTGTAGCAGTGTGCCAGACCCCTTCCGGACTGCTATGTGGCGGCTTCTACACCAATGTGTTTGGGGACAGTCCTGAGCAGGACATTCTGGCCACCTTCACGGCATTAGGCTGCGGCAGTGTCACACACCCACTCAG TGGCACAGTGACAGCGACGTGGAATCAGCGTGGGGGGTTTATGTGTGATCCAAATGGGGCTGTGAAGAAGGAATGGATCTGGGGCCTCAGAACCTCATCCAATGGTCCAATCCGAATGCAG GTGACTGAGCTGATCTCATTGCGAGTGCGGAGCCCAGCCTCGGCTACTCTCTGGTTCAGGGGTCCCCAGGAGAGTGTGCAGCTGTCAATCACTCCTCCTTCTGGTGTGAAAAGCCTG GAAGCAGTGAGGCCAACAGAGGCAGTGACAACGGAGGTGACAAACTCTCAGATGAACCGCGTGGCTCAGCCAGGACGACAGATGGAACAGGAACTGAGACGGCTTCGACGAAGAGCTGGGAGCATCGTGGATTGCTGGTTGGAACACTACCGTGTCACCGTTG GTCTGAAGGTTTCAGAATCCCCCTGCTGGACCCCTCTGAAACAGCAGCTTCCATCAGCAGCCCTGGACTCCATTTCCACTGCTGGTACAGAAGTCCCATACTCAGAGCAGCCATTAGGGGGCAGTGCTGAGGGGCACATGACAATTCACCATCAGTCTGCACCTGCAAACAGCATCCGGTGGGACTTGCCCATCTGCACTCCAGTGTCACG CAGGTTGAAAACCCCACGGGACGAGAAAAGAGGGGAAGCTCAGTATGTCAGAGAGGCTGGGCCGCTCCGGGTGTACAGCAACGTCATGCTGGA TCTGCTACTGACCTCCAGAAGCTCAGAAATATCCCAGCCCCACCCTGTACCCCCAGGCCTCTCTGTGCCCTGCCCCAGCCTGCTACGGGCCACCCTGCTTGGCCACGAGGGGTGCCGGCTGTGCCCCTGCAGTGCCCACTGCATGCCCCTGCTGACAGACCTGGAGTATGACACGTTCATCTCCAGCCAGGCGCTGCGGCGTCAGCAGATCCTGATCGTGTGCGTGGCCGCAGCGCAAAACCCGCGGTCTGCGTCTGCTGAGGCTGCGCTGGAGGAGATGtacaggaggaggaacaagaaCAGGAGCATGCCATGTGCTCAG TGTTACAGTGTCTTTCTCCAGTGCTACCTGGATCCATTCCGCATGGTGAAGTACGCGACCTATGCCACAGACTCGCCTTCAGTCTCACAGCCTTCTTTGCTTCAGCAGAGACACAATGTAGCTCCGGGGATGATCATG ATGTACATCGgggggaagctgctgtttgcagATTATATAGCTGACGATGGCAGATGTTCATCCGAGGACCTCCAGAAGCAGATGGCCAGAACACTGGCGACTTACCGTCGTGGTCACTGCCTGCCACCTGACTACAGGTTCAG TCCTCAGGTGGGGCGCCCAAGAGGAAGGGGCTGCCAATCCTATTACGCAGGGCCTGGGAGTGGACCAGGACGTGGGAGTGACTCTGCTATGGAATAG
- the LOC125739472 gene encoding uncharacterized protein C3orf20-like isoform X8 codes for MEDRPGPIYFFDQHSSKNDKRSRFSADRPPFPLRYYCNQPSFESVINRSVAYGVSEEEDDDDSEMKREKQKRGIKWETLLSSKNSQGSVGAWGSGVEDKVHLNELRKRAAYLLQELGKLLHQCDRCEVDFSLPRGLMNILNYTWNELTGVDAYDKRRWKSLDFTGRKERDLKAALAAAEPSVDARQTDGLQVKKKNRKTAEKLSEEIVLESPSLQNKQTNAKAHSCECLTLESSEVPTTISFSISSGLCRDQGWLIYPEPPPPDDPDWQAQCQWVVERLQPVVKAIKEQTAKLKEQGLTKSLVLRHYGDDRKRAVIGCRRAGVPFCGPPPLPQMVQEEPSLPKLHYRTDDGTSFIYYPSGRVAVCQTPSGLLCGGFYTNVFGDSPEQDILATFTALGCGSVTHPLSGTVTATWNQRGGFMCDPNGAVKKEWIWGLRTSSNGPIRMQVTELISLRVRSPASATLWFRGPQESVQLSITPPSGVKSLEAVRPTEAVTTEVTNSQMNRVAQPGRQMEQELRRLRRRAGSIVDCWLEHYRVTVGLKVSESPCWTPLKQQLPSAALDSISTAGTEVPYSEQPLGGSAEGHMTIHHQSAPANSIRWDLPICTPVSRRLKTPRDEKRGEAQYVREAGPLRVYSNVMLDLLLTSRSSEISQPHPVPPGLSVPCPSLLRATLLGHEGCRLCPCSAHCMPLLTDLEYDTFISSQALRRQQILIVCVAAAQNPRSASAEAALEEMYRRRNKNRSMPCAQCYSVFLQCYLDPFRMVKYATYATDSPSVSQPSLLQQRHNVAPGMIMIM; via the exons ATGGAAGACAGACCTGGACCAATATACTTCTTCGATCAG CATTCAAGTAAAAACGACAAACGATCAAGATTTTCGGCTGACCGCCCACCTTTTCCTTTACGATACTACTGTAACCAGCCATCCTTTGAATCAGTCATTAATAG GTCGGTCGCCTACGGTGTCTCCGAAGAAGAGGATGACGACGACAGTGAAATGAagagagaaaaacagaaaaggggaataAAATGGGAAACGCTGCTTAGTTCAAAAAATAGTCAGGGATCTGTAGGTGCTTGGGGATCTGGGGTGGAGGACAAGGTACATCTGAATGAGCTTAGAAAAAGAGCTGCTTATCTCCTCCAGGAGCTGGGAAAGTTGCTCCATCAGTGTGATAGATGCGAGGTAGATTTTTCTCTGCCCCGGGGGCTGATGAATATATTGAATTACACCTGGAATGAGCTGACAGGAGTAGACGCTTATGATAAACGACGGTGGAAATCCCTGGACTTCACAGGTAGGAAAGAGCGCGACCTGAAAGCCGCGTTGGCTGCAGCGGAGCCTTCCGTTGATGCGCGTCAGACGGACGGCTTACAGgtcaagaaaaaaaacagaaagacggCGGAAAAACTCAGTGAAGAAATCGTCCTGGAATCTCCGAGCTTGCAAAACAAGCAAACGAATGCCAAGGCACACAGCTGTGAGTGTTTAACGT TAGAATCATCTGAAGTACCAACCACTATAAGCTTCTCAATATCTTCTGGACTCTGCAGGGATCAAG GCTGGCTTATTTACCCAGAGCCGCCACCTCCCGATGACCCTGATTGGCAGGCACAGTGCCAGTGGGTTGTGGAGAGGCTTCAGCCGGTGGTAAAAGCCAT AAAGGAGCAAACTGCAAAGCTTAAGGAGCAAGGACTCACCAAGTCACTGGTGTTGCGTCACTATGGGGATGACAGGAAAAGAGCTGTGATTGGTTGCAGGAGGGCAGGTGTTCCTTTCTGCGGGCCTCCTCCACTCCCCCAGATGGTCCAAGAAGAACCATCACTGCCAAAGCTGCACTACAGAACCGACGACGGGACCTCCTTCATCTA CTACCCTTCAGGGCGTGTAGCAGTGTGCCAGACCCCTTCCGGACTGCTATGTGGCGGCTTCTACACCAATGTGTTTGGGGACAGTCCTGAGCAGGACATTCTGGCCACCTTCACGGCATTAGGCTGCGGCAGTGTCACACACCCACTCAG TGGCACAGTGACAGCGACGTGGAATCAGCGTGGGGGGTTTATGTGTGATCCAAATGGGGCTGTGAAGAAGGAATGGATCTGGGGCCTCAGAACCTCATCCAATGGTCCAATCCGAATGCAG GTGACTGAGCTGATCTCATTGCGAGTGCGGAGCCCAGCCTCGGCTACTCTCTGGTTCAGGGGTCCCCAGGAGAGTGTGCAGCTGTCAATCACTCCTCCTTCTGGTGTGAAAAGCCTG GAAGCAGTGAGGCCAACAGAGGCAGTGACAACGGAGGTGACAAACTCTCAGATGAACCGCGTGGCTCAGCCAGGACGACAGATGGAACAGGAACTGAGACGGCTTCGACGAAGAGCTGGGAGCATCGTGGATTGCTGGTTGGAACACTACCGTGTCACCGTTG GTCTGAAGGTTTCAGAATCCCCCTGCTGGACCCCTCTGAAACAGCAGCTTCCATCAGCAGCCCTGGACTCCATTTCCACTGCTGGTACAGAAGTCCCATACTCAGAGCAGCCATTAGGGGGCAGTGCTGAGGGGCACATGACAATTCACCATCAGTCTGCACCTGCAAACAGCATCCGGTGGGACTTGCCCATCTGCACTCCAGTGTCACG CAGGTTGAAAACCCCACGGGACGAGAAAAGAGGGGAAGCTCAGTATGTCAGAGAGGCTGGGCCGCTCCGGGTGTACAGCAACGTCATGCTGGA TCTGCTACTGACCTCCAGAAGCTCAGAAATATCCCAGCCCCACCCTGTACCCCCAGGCCTCTCTGTGCCCTGCCCCAGCCTGCTACGGGCCACCCTGCTTGGCCACGAGGGGTGCCGGCTGTGCCCCTGCAGTGCCCACTGCATGCCCCTGCTGACAGACCTGGAGTATGACACGTTCATCTCCAGCCAGGCGCTGCGGCGTCAGCAGATCCTGATCGTGTGCGTGGCCGCAGCGCAAAACCCGCGGTCTGCGTCTGCTGAGGCTGCGCTGGAGGAGATGtacaggaggaggaacaagaaCAGGAGCATGCCATGTGCTCAG TGTTACAGTGTCTTTCTCCAGTGCTACCTGGATCCATTCCGCATGGTGAAGTACGCGACCTATGCCACAGACTCGCCTTCAGTCTCACAGCCTTCTTTGCTTCAGCAGAGACACAATGTAGCTCCGGGGATGATCATG ATCATGTAA